One Pogoniulus pusillus isolate bPogPus1 chromosome 13, bPogPus1.pri, whole genome shotgun sequence genomic window, ggagagagggcaggagaggaagctgTAGGGCGAGCTCtcgctttggtttgttttctctgtttAATTGGAGCGAGGTCATTCTCTACCCTTCTTATCTGTGGCAGATATTTTcttgcctctcaccagctcatCCTTACAGTTTTACCCCCAGGCGATAGTTACTCAGCAGCTAAAACCTTTGTTTATTAACAATGCCTTGAGAAGCATCTATAGTGTTAGAGCTCTGCTCGGAGCTTGTCGTTTGTCCTGTTTTAAACCCACTAAACCCACTAGTGTTATACTTGGGGAAAAGCAGCTTTCCATAGATTAGCAGAAGGAGAGACCAAACATGGCAGTTTATGCATCTGTTGGCCTTGAGATATGAAGCTGACCTATAAATAAGAGTGTATTATTAGGTTGGTCCTGGAGCTGCAGAGTACACTGTACCCTTTCATCCGGGCCACCCTCTGTGCTGGGAACACTGGGTGCCTTGGATCAACCAGCTTTGAGGAGGACAGATCTGCTGAGGAGATGATGATGGAGAGCTTCAGCATCCCcaaagggcagcagctctgctgctctgggccTAGTTTGGGTGCAGGAGGGATTGCTGGCCTTGTTCAGGTCCTGGGGTTGGCATTGCTGGCACACTGAGACCCCACAATCCCAAAATGGCAGAGGCTGGCCAAAGAGCCAGGGAGATGCCAAACCTCTGGCTTCTTGGGCAGCCTCAGGATTTGTCCCTATCACAGCATGCATGACAAAAGTAGCAGATCTGGGGGGGATACACACCTCAGGGATTCCAGTGCTTTCTGGACTCGGAGGAAGGAGGAGATTTGTGTCCTGATGGCTGGTTGGTAAGAGACTTGTTACTATCATGGGTGAAGGACGGGTTTAACCCTCAAGTCTCTGCTTCCTGAGGAAAAAGGATCCTGAACAACAAGTGTGAAATCACAAGGTTAGGGATGCAGGCAAGTCATTCCTTTGCAAACTTACAAGAAGGAGCAAGGCCAGGAAAGAGAAATTGTGCTTTGGGAAGACACAGAGACTGGGTATGCCTTCTTAGGGAAAAGAGGGTCTGCTCATAAAGGACATTTGCATTTTGCTACTGGAGAAGCAGCTCCATCCATGCTGACTTGGCCGGTTTCAGAGAGGTACACCCTGGAAAAACCTGGGGAGGAGATAAACCTCACGGGTTTGTCCACACTGTGTGGGCTGGGACATCTGCTGGGACCTTCCTCTTCACCAGCTTACCTCTGTCCTCCCTTCCTGCACCACTCCCCTtgcctctccctccctgcagatgAGTAATGCCACGCATGCCTTGCCCTCTCCTGCGGTGTTTGGCACACCAGGGCCCAGCACAGTGGCCAGGTTGGCCTCAGCCTCCCCATccccagcccttgccctgctCATGGCTGCCCACAACGACTCCCAGGACAGCCAGCAGCTTTTCCTGACCACGACGGCAGCACAGGTCATCTCTGGCATCTTTGTGTGGTCGGCACTCATCATCACCTTCCACCAGGTATGGGTTGGAGTGGAGATGGAGCTCAGCACTGAGGCTGATGTAAGGGCAAAACTGTTGATTGCCCACAAGTTCATTACAGATCACTCTGCTGTGCATAAATACTTCCTTCTGTAGCTGCCTGGAGGGGATATCTCTGCTGTCAGGAGGCTGGTGCTGACAGCTTGGACGGATGGACTTTGCCCACACAGTCCCCATGTGGCTGACAGGGCCAGGAAAGTCTGCATGGCACTGGCGCTGCCCAGAGGCAACAGCCAGCAGGGTTACTCATCTGGCACTCTGGGGTCTGTGCCTCTGAGGTGCACAGTGAGAGATACTGCTAGTGGGCATGGTTTTGGGTGCTGCACACATCTGCCAAGCTGGTGCCTCAGAGCACTGGGTAGGGGCTGCACAGGGGCTGGCACGAAGGAGAGCAGAGTACACTCATCACGCAGCCCCAGGGAAGGGACCCAGGTTCCACCTGTTTTCATGGACTGGGTTGGAGCCTGTCAAATATTGTCTCTTGAGGGTACCTCTGGTTCCTGTTCTGGCCAGTGGTAGCTGCAGCTCTCACACCGGGCACTTTGCAGATCTACACGCACCTGCGGAATTACACCACCGCCAAGGAGCAGCGCTACATCATCCGCATCCTCTTCATCGTGCCCATCTACGCCTTTGACTCCTGggtcagcctcctcctcctgggcagccaccAGTACTACGTCTACTTCGACTCGGTGCGTGACTGCTATGAAGGTGAGcctctcctgcagggaggctggtggCAAAACACAGCTCTCATCTCCCTGACCTGTGTCTCTGGAGCATCCTGGATTGCACAGTGGCTTATCTGCATCTTTTTCACTTCCCACTTTCCATTCTTCTGTGCAGAAGTTATCCCCTTCCGTCTCCATCAGCAGTAGGGAAGTCCTTTAGGCAGACAGAAGCTGGTGCAGTCcaaaatctccctgcagcctcacagGGACCTCAGCCTTATGCTCTTGGGGAAAGAGTTTTTCTGTCTGCCTTTGGGATAGAAATGCAGCTTCTCTAAAGGAGAAGGTAGAAATACCTAAGGAACTGGGGAGCTGTTTTGGGTACAGGGGAAGCTCATCAAGGTTAGGTTTGCTCTTCTCTCTTGTTGCTGTCCCCCTGGGAACAGAGAGATATGGCATTTGTATCTTCAGGATTGGAGTGTATGAAGAATAAGTGATGGAGATGTCCAAGAAAACTGTTCAGGaccttgctcctgctggccagcagCCCAGTTGTGCTGCCCCTTAACAGTTTTGAGGTCCTTCCATGCATGTGGTCTCTGACCattgcactgctgcctgggcttgGCTGGGTGCCCAGCTTCACGGTCACCCCTGGAACCCCTGACTGCTGCCATGTATGTGCTCCTGAAAGTCAGATGGATTTGACCTTCTGCTCCTCTTGCTGGGCTCCCACCCACCAGTGTCCCAAATAACATGATGCTGGGGTGGATGAGAACACACCTGAGCAGGAAGGCATGCAAAATGTAACAACCCCCTCATGTATCTCCATCAGCCCTGCTGATCGTGCCTGCCCTTGCCTTGCCAGCTTTCGTCATTTACAGCTTCCTGAGCCTGTGCTTCGAGTACCTCGGAGGAGAGAGCACCATCATGGCAGAGATCCGAGGGAAGCCCATCACGTAAGTCCCAGCACCCCTTGGCCATCCACCCGCTTTCCCcatccagcagccccagtggcaTCTCCTGGGCTTCTGCTTCCAGGTCCAGCTGCTTCTACGGGACCTGCTGCCTCCAGGGCATGTCCTACTCCATCGGGTTCCTGCGCTTCTGCAAGCAGGTGGGTGCCTGACGGGGCACATCGGCTCTGCTTCCCTCCAACAAGGGCTGTGTGGGTGGCAGGTCTCTTCcccagggacctgctgagagggctctgcttcactgctctccCGAGATGCTATTTTGGGCTTTTTTAACTCCGAGGGAAGCAGCTCACCCAGCTTGCCGGcacctggccagcagcagggctccacACTGTCCTTGCCTCTGACTCACTGCTGAGTCAGGGTCTcctcccactgcagagctgagaTTGCCATCTCTGTCCAGTCCCAGGTTAGCCTGCACAGCTCTCCAACTCTCCATGGCTGTGCTGCGGGCTGAATCCTGGCACCAGTCCATCTGAAAGCCACCcattcccccccctccttggaGTCATTATGCTGCCTCTCAGGAGCTGCCTTTTGGGAGCTCTGCTCGCTCTCATCTGCAGATGTTGAGCTGGTTCATatctcacccagcagcactggtCACTCCTGACAGAGAACTGATCTCTCCTCTGTGTCTGTCGCACGTGTAGAGGTGTTGGCTTGTgcggaggggcctgggggtggcaagagctgcagggaaggcagtggcatgtccctgctgcccgGAGTGTACTGTATCTCTCCCCTGTACAGGCCACACTACAGTTCTGCATCGTGAAACCCCTCATGGCGATCATCACCATCATCCTGCAGGCATTTGGGAAGTACCACGATGGGGACTTCAAGTGAGGATGCTGGGTTGAGCTGGGGTGGGTGAAGGGAATAGGATGGGTCCCTGCTCCCTCACAAGGGACAGGGTGTCCTACCACCCTATGAATATTGAAAGCACAGGGAAACCAAAGCACCAAAGAAAGGAGACTTATTGTCCCCAGGGAACAAAAAAAGTGCCACCAACAGAGAAACAGCTGAGAGCAACCACCTGCCCTCCCCTTTTGCCCCTGCCTTACcttccctggctgtgctgtacTCTCCCACGTGGCACTGCTCCCCTCCCACAGCCGagggcagcagctctctctctccccacagCGTCCACAGTGGTTACCTCTACATCACCATCATCTACAACTTCTCTGTCAGCCTGGCGCTTTATGCCCTCTTCCTCTTCTACTTTGCCACCATGGATCTGCTGCGCCCATTTAAGCCAGTCCTCAAGTTCATCACCATCAAAGCAGtcatcttcctctccttctggcaaGGTGGGTTCCACCACAGAAGCCCAGTGCCTCTCCTTCTGTTGCTTCACCTGACACAGGGATGCAGAACCAGAGCTggtccctctcccttcctctgcacAGGGATGTTGTTGGCAGTCCTGGAGAAATGTGGGGTGATCCCTGAAGTTCAGCTCATCGATGGGAAGGAAGTGGGAGCTGGGACAGTGGCTGCTGGCTACCAGAACTTCATTATCTGCATTGAAATGTTCTTTGCTTCCATTGCCCTGCGCTATGCATTCCCCTGCCAGGTgtacagagagaagaaagaaaactcaaCAGGTaactcttcctttcttcttctctcatCAGTGGCTAAGAGGAGACTCTTCCCTTACAGAATTACCCACAGGATGCAAAAACACACCAGAGGAATTTCTGTCTCCTGTGTTCCACAagttccttcttcctcttccctcctaATACCCACAGCTGTAGTGAACGGATAGGAAGACCTTGTTGTGGATGGTCAAAATGAGAGGATTTGCTCCTGGGGTGGGTCCAACCTCTTTGAAACACAGAGCGAGGGTTTGCCTACCTTCTTGGAACTCACCACCACAAAGTGGCATGGCCCAAACAAGCTGCTGGTCTTGAATGTCTAAGGAAAAGCCTCCCTCAAGTCCTAGGGTGCTTGGGCTCATTAGCTGGCTGATGtcccaccactctcctgctctccctgtCTTTCAGCAAACCTCGCCCCAATGCAGAGTATCTCCAGTGGGCTGAAGGAGACCATAAGCCCCCAGGACATCGTGCAGGACGCGATCCACAACTTCTCGCCCGCGTACCAGCAGTACACCCAGCAGGCaatgcaggaggcagagcacaaAGTGCCGGGGGAGAACGGGCATGTGGCCTCCAGGATGGaggggctgagcagcaggaagagcaaAAACATTGAGAAGAGAGTGCTGATCCTATCAGATGAGGATCTGTAGGAGATGCCAGTGGACAATGgcactggaagtgtttaaaccCATGCAAATGGGAGCTGTCTCGAGCCTGAGACACCCTGGTCTAAATCAGGGTACCAAGAAGCCAGAAACTCTACCCAATAAGCCAGTCTCTCAAAGGGAAGATGCAATAACCCAGGAAAAGGTTCTGTCAAAACGTGCCAGCCTTTGCTGCCCCAGTCTCTACTGGTGTTAGGGACTGGGCTGTCCTTGCTCCTACGACTaagcaaccctgtgctgcagcctgggctttgccaccctACTGCTGGTGTCTTGATACCagccttgtgctgggggatgccaggcagggaggggagccaggctgcaggacagACCAGCTGCCTTCACCCTCTTTTTACCTCCAAGCAGTGTCGAGGCCTAAGAGAAATGCTTTTCTCAGCACAGTTCTGCTCTAGTTTCTCCTGATTTGAGTAGAAAATGATCTCAAAGGGCCCTGTGGAGGAAACCAACCCAGGAAGGTGACTTCATTTCACCTCAAAACCCGGTAACAGCTGAAAGACACTGGTCCTTATTTTTAcatcttctcccctctccttcccccagaACAGTTGTACAGAAGACCTTAACCAGGGAGAAAAAGTAagtcttcttcttctgcctccagATGGGGATGCAGCTGTTTGAGTAACTCCCCCGGGAGCAGCGGCAGGACCTCAGTGGGGCTAACCCAGGGTCTCACAGCTGCATTCCTGAGAGCAGCCGGTGACAGAAGCACTTGTTTATGTCTAAGCCGACTTATCTCCGAACAAATCAGAAGTTAAAAGGGATTCCAGCTTCTTTATCAGAGCCTTTGTTAGGGAACCAGACTGTGACTGGTGGTGGTAGGAATGCACTTACTGGAAACTATCTGTTCCTCCTAACCCTTCACTCTTCTGCTGTCCCTGAGCTTTGCTCAACCTGTAGGAAGGTAGCTGGGAGTTGAGTCCATCTGGGTGACAGGGGCAGGATGGAGATGCTGGGGGATGCTGCCGCATGAGGCAGAACCACTGGTGGGGAAAGACAGCAGGGAAGGATTCTCCCTCTATCACACAGTGATGAAGAGTACGAATACTGTTAAACTTCCCCTCAGGAGGTTGTTCTTTTCCCGATTTTTAGTCCAATTTATATTCCAATTAATCAGATGATTCCCAGGAACTTACTCAGGCACTGACCAGGCTGAGTGTGGGggtgggagctggggaaggtgaaaggaccAAGGCGAGTCTGCAATCTCAGATTCGCAATCTCGTGGCAAACAAAGAGAGGGGTAAGGCTTAGAGCTGTTTTACCACACAACTTTgaccagggtttttttttttcctcctcttttctctgctCTTAAGCTGCAAAATGTAAATCACAAgatgaaattattttatttatgaattttttttttctaataaacAGCAGTTTCTACCATGGAGTGAGCAAGCATTTTCACTTAGCTCAGCAAGCAAAGCCCACGATCTGCCTGTTCCTGCTCTAATGCTGATGCTCTTAAACTCGACGTCCTCCCTGCCCCTCGCTGCTGGCCCAGCAGAAATACCTGCACATGCAGCATCCTGCACATTTTTTGGCATTCCCTCGGGATTTGTGCTCATCTTTCTCACTCCAAAGAGCGTGTGttgctcttcctctctttgCACTGCACCTCTTCCAACCCTCATCTAAACTGTGGATGCAGCAGTTCAGAGCTGCTGGATCCGATTTAGCCAAACTAAGCTCAGATAGCAGCCTCAGAAAGACAACCTCCATTTGTGATGATTATTGGAGACATCTTATCGTGCTTGGAAAGCTCAGACTTCACACAAGCAACCTTCAGCTAAGCCAGTCTTGCCAgtccctctgctctgaagtACTGCTGCTCATACCTGCTCAGCCAGTGagactgctgctgtctgcctgccATGAGCCATACATTCTGTGCATCCAGGCACCCACCCAGGGTCCTGCACATCCTTGGGGCTGCAAAGTGCAGCCTCAGTGCTCAGGAATGTGTCTGCTCAGTTTTGTAACAGAGCCAGCACTGAAGAAGGGACATCTCTCAGCTGAACATCTTGGGTCTTCTCTACTTCTCTGGGAGAGGGCTGGCCACAGATGTAGGAACAGAGGCTGCT contains:
- the TMEM184A gene encoding transmembrane protein 184A is translated as MEAGAWQPDPLLEEPRRMSNATHALPSPAVFGTPGPSTVARLASASPSPALALLMAAHNDSQDSQQLFLTTTAAQVISGIFVWSALIITFHQIYTHLRNYTTAKEQRYIIRILFIVPIYAFDSWVSLLLLGSHQYYVYFDSVRDCYEAFVIYSFLSLCFEYLGGESTIMAEIRGKPITSSCFYGTCCLQGMSYSIGFLRFCKQATLQFCIVKPLMAIITIILQAFGKYHDGDFNVHSGYLYITIIYNFSVSLALYALFLFYFATMDLLRPFKPVLKFITIKAVIFLSFWQGMLLAVLEKCGVIPEVQLIDGKEVGAGTVAAGYQNFIICIEMFFASIALRYAFPCQVYREKKENSTANLAPMQSISSGLKETISPQDIVQDAIHNFSPAYQQYTQQAMQEAEHKVPGENGHVASRMEGLSSRKSKNIEKRVLILSDEDL